Proteins from a genomic interval of Phlebotomus papatasi isolate M1 chromosome 3, Ppap_2.1, whole genome shotgun sequence:
- the LOC129805871 gene encoding tRNA methyltransferase 10 homolog A isoform X2 → MSSEVGADRPEEKEQPSAKKPCLENVETPAESASEPPTEVLSKRKIKKLAKMQKWEVRKKIKRQQEREKQRLKRQQAILAGIERTSPSRKELKYNTTSKSPSPISVAVDLDFDDLMIDKDICKCVKQLLRIYTVNRRSQTPIPLFFTGIKKDGRIHKTLERNDGYQNWDVKISHESFLELFDREKIVYLTSDSDNVLDTLEDNHVYIIGGLVDHNSQKGLCHKIAEDKGLRHARLPLNENVVIKTRTVLTINHVFEILLRVTEKKSWKEAILSVLPMRKGAKAKEVSPKAPEATTQ, encoded by the exons ATGTCTTCAGAAGTCGGAGCAGACCGTCCAGAAGAGAAAGAACAGCCATCGGCAAAGAAGCCTTGTCTGGAAAATGTTGAAACTCCCGCAGAATCTGCTTCCGAACCCCCCACAGAAGTGCTGTCGAAGAGGAAGATCAAAAAACTGGCCAAGATGCAGAAATGGGAAGTCCGGAAGAAGATAAAGCGCCAGCAGGAACGGGAGAAGCAGAGACTGAAGCGACAACAAGCTATCCTAGCTGGAATTGAGAGGACATCTCCGTCCAGGAAGGAATTGAAGTACAATACAACATCCAAAAGTCCCAGCCCCATCTCCGTGGCTGTCGATTTGGATTTCGATGATCTGATGATTGACAAGGACATCTGCAAGTGCGTGAAGCAACTTCTCCGGATCTACACGGTAAACCGGCGTTCCCAGACGCCTATCCCGCTGTTCTTCACGGGCATCAAGAAGGATGGGAGAATACACAAGACTTTGGAGCGGAATGATGGGTATCAGAACTGGGAT GTGAAGATCTCCCATGAATCATTCCTGGAACTCTTTGACCGGGAGAAAATTGTCTACCTCACGAGTGACTCTGACAACGTGTTGGATACCCTCGAAGACAATCACGTGTATATCATTGGTGGTCTTGTTGATCACAATTCGCAGAAGGGACTGTGCCACAAAATAGCCGAAGACAAGGGACTCAGGCATGCCCGATTGCCACTCAATGAAAATGTTGTGATAAAGACAAGGACAGTTTTGACGATAAATCATG TGTTTGAAATACTGCTACGGGTCACGGAGAAGAAGTCCTGGAAGGAGGCGATTCTCAGTGTTCTGCCTATGCGGAAAGGTGCTAAAGCTAAGGAGGTATCGCCAAAAGCACCAGAAGCCACTACACAGTaa
- the LOC129805871 gene encoding tRNA methyltransferase 10 homolog A isoform X1 — translation MSSEVGADRPEEKEQPSAKKPCLENVETPAESASEPPTEVLSKRKIKKLAKMQKWEVRKKIKRQQEREKQRLKRQQAILAGIERTSPSRKELKYNTTSKSPSPISVAVDLDFDDLMIDKDICKCVKQLLRIYTVNRRSQTPIPLFFTGIKKDGRIHKTLERNDGYQNWDVKISHESFLELFDREKIVYLTSDSDNVLDTLEDNHVYIIGGLVDHNSQKGLCHKIAEDKGLRHARLPLNENVVIKTRTVLTINHAYFSVFTVFEILLRVTEKKSWKEAILSVLPMRKGAKAKEVSPKAPEATTQ, via the exons ATGTCTTCAGAAGTCGGAGCAGACCGTCCAGAAGAGAAAGAACAGCCATCGGCAAAGAAGCCTTGTCTGGAAAATGTTGAAACTCCCGCAGAATCTGCTTCCGAACCCCCCACAGAAGTGCTGTCGAAGAGGAAGATCAAAAAACTGGCCAAGATGCAGAAATGGGAAGTCCGGAAGAAGATAAAGCGCCAGCAGGAACGGGAGAAGCAGAGACTGAAGCGACAACAAGCTATCCTAGCTGGAATTGAGAGGACATCTCCGTCCAGGAAGGAATTGAAGTACAATACAACATCCAAAAGTCCCAGCCCCATCTCCGTGGCTGTCGATTTGGATTTCGATGATCTGATGATTGACAAGGACATCTGCAAGTGCGTGAAGCAACTTCTCCGGATCTACACGGTAAACCGGCGTTCCCAGACGCCTATCCCGCTGTTCTTCACGGGCATCAAGAAGGATGGGAGAATACACAAGACTTTGGAGCGGAATGATGGGTATCAGAACTGGGAT GTGAAGATCTCCCATGAATCATTCCTGGAACTCTTTGACCGGGAGAAAATTGTCTACCTCACGAGTGACTCTGACAACGTGTTGGATACCCTCGAAGACAATCACGTGTATATCATTGGTGGTCTTGTTGATCACAATTCGCAGAAGGGACTGTGCCACAAAATAGCCGAAGACAAGGGACTCAGGCATGCCCGATTGCCACTCAATGAAAATGTTGTGATAAAGACAAGGACAGTTTTGACGATAAATCATG CATATTTTTCGGTGTTTACAGTGTTTGAAATACTGCTACGGGTCACGGAGAAGAAGTCCTGGAAGGAGGCGATTCTCAGTGTTCTGCCTATGCGGAAAGGTGCTAAAGCTAAGGAGGTATCGCCAAAAGCACCAGAAGCCACTACACAGTaa
- the LOC129805872 gene encoding vesicle transport protein GOT1B, translating into MFEITDTQKIGVGLAGFGISFLFLGILLLFDKGLLAIGNILFLCGLACVIGLERTFRFFFQKHKVKASIAFFGGIVIVLVGYPLIGMILEIYGFVLLFSGFFPVAINFLRRVPVLGSFLNMPGVSRVVDKLAGDSNRTTDFAE; encoded by the exons ATGTTTGAGATCACAGATACACAGA AAATTGGGGTTGGTTTAGCTGGTTTTGGGATATCTTTCCTCTTCCTTGGCATCCTCCTGCTCTTCGACAAAGGACTTCTGGCCATTGGGAAT ATACTTTTCCTCTGCGGACTTGCCTGCGTTATTGGCCTGGAGAGGACCTTCAGATTCTTCTTCCAGAAGCACAAAGTAAAAGCCTCCATCGCCTTTTTTGGTGGTATTGTCATTGTCCTCGTGGGCTATCCACTCATAGGAATGATCCTGGAGATCTATGGCTTTGTCCTTCTCTTCAGTGGCTTCTTCCCCGTCGCCATAAATTTCCTGAGAAGGGTTCCAGTTTTGGGATCCTTCCTCAATATGCCGGGTGTGAGTCGAGTAGTGGATAAATTGGCTGGAGACTCCAATCGGACGACG GATTTTGCCGAATAG